In Deltaproteobacteria bacterium, the following proteins share a genomic window:
- the prfA gene encoding peptide chain release factor 1: protein MLTKLQELEKTYQALEKELSDPDLLKDQKRYQKIAKRHADLRIIVEAYRQDREVIKQIDENRVLLNDPDPEIRELAQSELEQLEEKSQGLEQKIKYLLLPRDPNDEKNVLLEIRAGTGGDEAALFAADLFRMYSRYAEQKNWKVEVLNVHMTGGGGFKEIIALVSGNRVYSRLKYESGTHRVQRVPDTETQGRIHTSAVTVAVLPEADDVDVDIDPADLRVDVYRASGAGGQHVNKTESAVRITHLPTGLVVQCQDERSQHKNRAKAMKVLYARLLDLNRREQQSQLSDERRSMVGTGDRSERIRTYNFPQGRLTDHRIGLTLYRLETVMEGDIDEIIEALGTHYQAQALTQSSDDNSPDTRTGH, encoded by the coding sequence ATGTTAACTAAACTTCAAGAATTAGAGAAGACGTACCAGGCTTTAGAGAAAGAACTAAGCGATCCTGATTTACTTAAAGATCAAAAGAGATATCAGAAAATTGCAAAAAGGCACGCCGATCTGAGGATAATAGTTGAAGCCTACCGCCAGGATCGTGAGGTAATTAAACAGATTGACGAGAACAGGGTCTTACTCAATGATCCTGATCCGGAAATCCGGGAGCTCGCGCAGTCGGAACTGGAGCAGCTTGAGGAGAAAAGTCAGGGGCTCGAGCAGAAAATAAAATATCTCCTCCTGCCCAGGGATCCTAATGACGAAAAGAACGTACTTTTGGAAATCAGGGCCGGTACAGGCGGAGACGAGGCCGCCCTTTTTGCAGCGGATCTGTTCCGTATGTACAGCCGTTATGCCGAGCAGAAAAACTGGAAAGTGGAGGTGCTGAACGTCCATATGACCGGGGGCGGCGGATTCAAGGAAATAATCGCCCTTGTCTCCGGGAACAGGGTTTACAGCCGTTTAAAGTACGAGAGCGGCACCCACAGGGTCCAGAGGGTTCCTGATACCGAGACCCAGGGGCGCATACATACATCGGCCGTTACTGTGGCCGTACTGCCCGAGGCCGATGATGTGGACGTGGATATCGATCCTGCTGACCTCCGGGTTGACGTTTACCGTGCCTCCGGAGCAGGGGGACAACACGTCAACAAGACGGAGTCCGCAGTACGTATCACCCATCTGCCCACAGGGCTGGTAGTGCAGTGCCAGGACGAGCGCTCGCAACACAAAAACAGGGCCAAGGCCATGAAGGTGCTTTATGCCCGTCTTCTGGACCTGAATCGCAGAGAACAACAATCCCAGCTCTCAGACGAAAGGCGGAGCATGGTGGGCACAGGGGACAGGAGTGAGCGTATTCGTACCTACAACTTTCCCCAGGGCAGGTTGACCGACCATCGGATAGGCCTCACCCTTTATCGCCTCGAGACTGTAATGGAAGGAGATATAGACGAAATAATAGAGGCACTGGGGACTCATTATCAGGCACAGGCCCTGACCCAAAGCTCAGATGACAATAGTCCGGATACTCGCACAGGCCACTGA
- the prmC gene encoding peptide chain release factor N(5)-glutamine methyltransferase: protein MTIVRILAQATEQLSCACIENPQLEAEILLAHLLGKERIWLHLHPEFLLEDSLREQYMALVSRRALHEPTAYISGQREFWSLSFRVTRDTLIPRPETELIVEIALGLVRHERWQRPFILDLGTGSGVLAITLACEIPEAALVATDLSFNALVVARQNAERHGVLSRVSLLQADWTGPFRSYEAGIYPPGKAVAGADRGFHLVVSNPPYVADKDRTLLAKEIINNEPERSLFSGKDGLGDIARLIKTVPRILRKGAWFICEIGYDQGRQAIRMTGDTGAYKCAEIRKDLSGNDRVLMAKKI from the coding sequence ATGACAATAGTCCGGATACTCGCACAGGCCACTGAACAACTCTCCTGCGCCTGCATAGAAAACCCGCAACTTGAAGCTGAGATTCTGCTGGCCCACCTGTTGGGAAAAGAACGGATCTGGCTTCACCTCCATCCCGAGTTTCTGCTCGAAGACTCTTTAAGAGAGCAGTACATGGCCCTTGTTTCCCGAAGGGCCTTGCACGAACCCACTGCCTATATTTCAGGCCAGCGGGAATTCTGGTCCCTTTCATTTCGTGTAACCAGGGACACCTTAATACCCAGGCCCGAGACCGAGTTGATCGTGGAGATCGCCCTTGGCCTTGTCAGGCATGAAAGATGGCAAAGGCCCTTTATACTGGACCTGGGCACGGGTAGCGGCGTCCTGGCAATAACACTTGCATGTGAAATTCCAGAAGCCGCTTTAGTGGCAACAGACCTGTCCTTTAATGCCCTGGTCGTGGCACGCCAAAATGCCGAGAGACACGGAGTGCTATCCAGGGTAAGCCTGTTACAGGCAGACTGGACCGGTCCCTTCAGATCGTATGAAGCCGGCATTTATCCGCCTGGAAAAGCGGTTGCCGGCGCAGACCGGGGATTTCATCTGGTTGTCAGCAACCCGCCTTATGTGGCTGATAAGGACAGAACGCTCCTGGCAAAGGAAATAATCAATAATGAACCGGAGAGATCGCTCTTCAGCGGAAAGGATGGGCTTGGAGACATTGCAAGACTTATCAAGACCGTACCCCGTATACTTCGCAAAGGAGCATGGTTCATCTGTGAAATCGGATATGATCAGGGGAGACAGGCCATTCGGATGACCGGGGATACAGGGGCATATAAATGCGCAGAAATCAGAAAAGACTTGTCAGGTAATGACAGGGTCCTGATGGCCAAGAAGATCTGA
- a CDS encoding 50S ribosomal protein L31, translating to MKEKIHPKYYNAKVRCACGNEFEIGSTKKEIKVEICSMCHPFFTGKQKLVDTAGRVEKFYRKYGEAAESNNP from the coding sequence ATGAAGGAAAAAATTCATCCGAAATACTATAACGCCAAGGTAAGATGTGCCTGCGGTAATGAGTTTGAGATAGGTTCAACCAAAAAAGAGATAAAGGTAGAGATATGCTCCATGTGTCATCCTTTTTTTACAGGCAAACAGAAACTCGTCGATACCGCCGGGCGGGTGGAGAAATTCTACCGGAAGTATGGTGAGGCCGCGGAAAGCAACAACCCTTGA